A region from the Alnus glutinosa chromosome 5, dhAlnGlut1.1, whole genome shotgun sequence genome encodes:
- the LOC133868448 gene encoding protein SUPPRESSOR OF FRI 4, which yields MGKKKKRASSKVWCYYCDREFEDEKILVQHQKAKHFKCHVCHKKLSTAGGMAIHVLQVHKESVTKVPNAKPGRESTDIEIYGMQGIPPDVLAAHYGEEEEEAASKAAKLDIPSNPLVGGVVPGSLGIGYPQSTLGVIQPIYSSAMPVPPAAWSVPPRPQPWYPHHPAVSVPPPPPLGYAQQPLFPVQNVRPPLQSTTSSALQPSQITPPGLPVSTPSAPVSQPLFPVVGNNNIPTQSSPFSAPMLSTNIMSSSPAELKGSIDAHSGANASVTSNYQAPNIPGGPLINSHSYASGPNTGGPSIGPPPVIANKAPATQPATNEVYLVWDDEAMSMEERRMSLTKYQVHDETSQMSSIDAAIDRRISESRLAGRMAF from the exons atgggaaagaagaagaagagagcgTCGTCGAAGGTGTGGTGCTACTACTGCGACAGGGAGTTCGAGGACGAGAAGATTCTGGTGCAGCACCAGAAGGCCAAGCACTTCAAGTGCCATGTGTGTCACAAGAAACTCTCCACCGCCGGCGGCATGGCCATCCACGTCCTCCAGGTCCACAAGGAGTCCGTCACCAA AGTTCCCAATGCAAAACCTGGTAGAGAGTCCACAGATATTGAAATATATGGAATGCAAGGAATCCCACCTGATGTCTTGGCTGCTCACTATGGAGAGGAAG aaGAAGAGGCTGCATCAAAAGCAGCGAAATTGGATATCCCATCCAACCCACTTGTTGGTGGTGTTGTGCCAGGATCATTGGGCATTGGATATCCTCAATCTACTTTGGGAGTAATTCAGCCAAT TTACAGTTCTGCAATGCCAGTGCCTCCTGCTGCTTGGTCAGTTCCACCTCGTCCCCAGCCCTGGTACCCGCATCATCCAGCAGTTTCAGTTCCTCCTCCTCCCCCATTGGGTTATGCCCAACAACCATTGTTTCCTGTGCAGAATGTGAGGCCTCCTTTGCAGTCAACCACATCATCTGCACTACAGCCTTCACAGATAACTCCTCCAGGATTGCCTGTGTCCACCCCTTCTGCCCCTGTATCACAACCATTGTTCCCTGTTGTTGGGAACAATAATATACCTACTCAAAGTTCACCCTTTTCTGCTCCTATGCTTTCAACAAATATTATGTCAAGCTCTCCTGCAGAACTTAAAGGCTCAATTGATGCACATTCAGGTGCTAATGCTTCCGTGACAAGTAACTACCAAGCACCTAACATTCCAG GTGGGCCGTTAATCAATTCGCATTCTTATGCATCTGGTCCAAATACTGGTGGTCCTTCAATTGGACCACCCCCAGTAATTGCAAACAAAGCTCCTGCCACCCAGCCAGCCACTAATGAGGTCTATCTAGTTTGGGATGATGAGGCGATGTCGATG GAGGAAAGAAGAATGTCCCTAACAAAGTATCAGGTGCATGATGAAACTAGCCAG ATGAGCTCAATTGATGCAGCCATAGACAGAAGAATATCGGAAAGCAGGCTTGCTGGTCGAATGGCCTTTTAG
- the LOC133869729 gene encoding phosphatidylinositol N-acetylglucosaminyltransferase subunit C codes for MDNDITENPSPTRPKWRKVAYGGMQPGFDDNHTGESFLEDMVMNANVVKRDMLKVMLDSVSISEYLCIVALVVLVWTYTLRSNLNETSLLYLDVSLLGSGFLVLLLTEEMLSLNLLLHYFLNISFFTTGLYVLAPVYQTLTRSISSDSISAVTVSLLVLHLFLHDYSGSTVRAPGALKNPTLTSFISLNASIVASVFMASRLPSRLHVFAIMLFSLQVFLFAPLVTYCIKKYSFRLHLCFSFSLMAVTLAFVYTLHGLLFVLLLGLLVFVTVVCPYCLIRLQEYKFEINGPWDEAKLCFDITD; via the coding sequence ATGGATAATGACATTACTGAAAATCCATCTCCAACTCGACCCAAATGGAGAAAAGTGGCATATGGAGGGATGCAACCTGGATTTGATGATAATCACACTGGCGAATCATTCCTTGAAGATATGGTCATGAATGCCAATGTCGTAAAACGGGACATGCTAAAAGTGATGCTAGACTCGGTTTCCATCTCCGAGTATCTATGCATTGTTGCCCTTGTGGTTTTGGTTTGGACCTATACCCTCAGATCAAATCTTAATGAAACTTCTCTCTTGTATCTTGATGTGAGCCTTCTTGGATCAGGTTTTCTAGTTCTGCTTTTAACTGAAGAAATGCTTTCCCTAAATCTTCTATTGCATTATTTCCTtaacatttcatttttcacaactGGGTTATATGTTTTGGCTCCAGTCTACCAGACTCTGACAAGATCCATTAGCTCGGACTCCATTTCGGCGGTAACCGTTTCGCTTCTCGTACTACATCTATTCCTTCATGACTACTCAGGATCAACTGTAAGAGCTCCTGGTGCTCTGAAGAATCCAACCTTGAccagttttatttctttaaatgcTTCTATAGTAGCCTCGGTTTTCATGGCTTCTCGCCTTCCTTCGAGACTACATGTTTTTGCTATCATGTTATTCTCCTTGCAAGTCTTCCTTTTTGCTCCACTGGTCACTTACTGTATCAAGAAATACTCCTTCCGTTTGCACCTTTGCTTTTCTTTCAGTTTGATGGCTGTGACCTTGGCTTTTGTTTACACTCTGCACGGTTTACTTTTTGTGCTGCTGTTGGGTCTATTGGTTTTTGTGACTGTAGTATGTCCTTATTGCCTTATACGACTTCAAGAATACAAGTTTGAGATTAATGGCCCTTGGGATGAGGCTAAGCTTTGTTTTGATATAACAGATTGA